GATACAAAGATGGCATGCTCATCTGCGCTCGCGGCGAACCGCCCGAGGAGTGGATTGCCTGTGCGCGTGGCGCGGTGCGGGTCAGCTCCACCTCCATCACGGGCAAGCAGATCACGCTGACCTATGTGGAGCCGGGCATCTGGTTCGGGGATGTGGCGATTCTGGATGGCGACAAGCGCACACACGACGCCTATGCACATGGCGAGACCACGCTGCTGTGCCTGACCAAGGCAGACTTCAGGCGCATTCTGGCCGAACATGTGGAGTTTTCCGAGGCGATCCTGCGCCTCAATGCGCGCCGTGTGCGCCAGCTCTACGGTCTGGTGGAAGATCTCAATACCTTGCCGCTGCGCGCGCGCCTGGCCAAGCAACTGCTGCACCTGACGCGCAGCTATGGCGTGATGAGCCTGTCGGACAGCAACGAGATCCGCATCGGCCTGCATCTGGCGCAGGAAGAGCTGGCGCAGTTGCTGGGTGCCTCGCGTCAGCGGGTCAACCAGGAGCTCAAGTCCATGGAGCGCGAGGAAGTCATTCGCATCGAGCCGGGTGGCCTCATCGTGCGCGACCGGGTGACGCTGCTGCGTAT
This DNA window, taken from Comamonas testosteroni TK102, encodes the following:
- a CDS encoding Crp/Fnr family transcriptional regulator produces the protein MDEPILSMEEREAINSGRWFSSLSPSLRHDILRCAYVKRYKDGMLICARGEPPEEWIACARGAVRVSSTSITGKQITLTYVEPGIWFGDVAILDGDKRTHDAYAHGETTLLCLTKADFRRILAEHVEFSEAILRLNARRVRQLYGLVEDLNTLPLRARLAKQLLHLTRSYGVMSLSDSNEIRIGLHLAQEELAQLLGASRQRVNQELKSMEREEVIRIEPGGLIVRDRVTLLRIADTDH